The Candidatus Brocadiia bacterium genome includes a window with the following:
- a CDS encoding sigma-54 dependent transcriptional regulator, with amino-acid sequence MTNQAEETKGRILVVDDEESICTVLEVVLRNEGYEVTTTTDGYEGLKLFKESYPDRPYDLIIQDIKMPEISGLTLLGKFQEINPEVIVLIITAFSSYQVAVEAMRLGAYDYIQKPFDNELDLKPTIQRAVHMKRLMTMAKTAYKDEEVGVNPFKIIVGTSPEMKKIYDLIRRVAQTDSTVIIQGESGTGKELVARALHYQSARMSELFLTVNCGAFTETLLESELFGHIKGSFTHAISDKKGLLEVADKGTFFLDEVSELSPALQVKLLRVIEAREFKPVGSVETKKSDVRFITATNVNLEDQVKKGLFREDLFYRLNVINIHLPPLRERSSDIPLLAGHFLGKYARMMKKDIKGFDTEALETLMLYHWPGNIRELENSVQRAVALSQGALIKPDDLNLKLQPLGLNKEMGEPVLMGADGGGVNINMEEKMTEIEKAYIEKALKLTNGNLTEAAKLLGTTYRTLRYKAKKYNITP; translated from the coding sequence ATGACCAACCAAGCTGAAGAAACCAAAGGCCGCATCCTGGTCGTCGATGATGAGGAAAGCATCTGCACGGTGCTGGAAGTGGTCCTCAGGAACGAGGGCTACGAGGTAACCACCACTACCGACGGCTACGAAGGGCTCAAGCTTTTCAAAGAATCATATCCCGACCGGCCCTACGACCTGATTATCCAGGACATCAAAATGCCGGAGATAAGCGGCCTGACGCTGCTCGGCAAATTCCAGGAAATAAACCCCGAGGTCATCGTCCTGATAATCACCGCCTTTTCCAGCTATCAGGTAGCCGTAGAAGCAATGCGGCTGGGTGCGTATGACTATATCCAGAAGCCGTTTGATAACGAGCTGGACCTGAAGCCGACCATTCAACGGGCCGTGCACATGAAACGCCTGATGACCATGGCCAAAACCGCTTATAAGGACGAAGAAGTCGGGGTCAACCCGTTCAAGATTATCGTAGGCACCTCGCCGGAGATGAAGAAAATTTACGACCTGATACGCCGGGTGGCCCAGACCGACAGCACCGTCATAATCCAGGGCGAAAGCGGCACCGGCAAGGAGCTGGTCGCCCGGGCGCTTCATTACCAGTCAGCCCGGATGTCAGAACTGTTCCTGACCGTCAACTGCGGCGCATTCACCGAGACCCTGCTGGAAAGCGAACTATTCGGACACATCAAGGGTTCGTTCACCCACGCCATAAGCGATAAGAAAGGACTGCTCGAGGTGGCCGACAAAGGCACCTTCTTCCTGGACGAGGTCAGCGAACTCTCGCCCGCCCTGCAGGTCAAACTGCTCCGGGTCATCGAAGCCCGTGAATTCAAGCCGGTCGGCAGCGTCGAGACCAAGAAGTCCGACGTCCGCTTCATCACCGCCACAAATGTCAACCTCGAAGACCAGGTCAAAAAAGGGTTGTTCCGGGAAGACCTGTTTTACCGGCTCAACGTCATAAACATCCACCTGCCGCCCTTAAGGGAACGGTCCAGCGACATCCCGCTCCTGGCCGGCCACTTCCTGGGTAAGTATGCCCGGATGATGAAAAAGGATATAAAGGGATTCGATACCGAAGCGCTGGAAACATTGATGCTCTACCACTGGCCGGGCAACATCCGCGAGTTGGAAAACTCCGTCCAGCGGGCCGTAGCCCTGAGCCAAGGCGCGCTTATCAAGCCGGATGATTTGAACCTGAAACTCCAGCCGCTGGGCCTTAATAAGGAAATGGGCGAACCGGTGCTGATGGGCGCGGACGGCGGCGGGGTAAACATCAATATGGAAGAAAAAATGACCGAGATAGAAAAAGCCTATATCGAAAAAGCCCTCAAACTGACCAACGGCAACCTGACCGAAGCGGCCAAACTCCTAGGCACCACATACCGGACTCTAAGGTATAAAGCCAAGAAGTACAACATCACCCCATAG